The following are encoded together in the bacterium genome:
- a CDS encoding Rieske 2Fe-2S domain-containing protein yields the protein MGRYVVGRVADLPPGSQRLVRAGRWGIGVFNVNGKYYAFNNYCPHAGGPLCL from the coding sequence TTGGGCCGTTACGTCGTCGGTCGAGTTGCCGATCTGCCGCCCGGCAGTCAGCGTCTGGTGCGGGCCGGGCGTTGGGGCATCGGCGTCTTCAACGTCAACGGGAAGTACTACGCGTTCAACAACTATTGCCCGCACGCGGGCGGACCGCTCTGCCTCG
- a CDS encoding amidohydrolase family protein, with protein sequence MARSLRQIDDGKATVRVRIVDTDVHPAPRSFAELRERVPEPWRSRNWSDQVFDAVETPTYVAPGKAQRRDAHPPSGGPPCSDLAFAERQLFHDAGVDYAILLPLTVRPVPNPEHEAAVCAATNSWLSETWLSAYNGHGRYRGALRVCSGQPDLAVAEIEEWAGHPYFVEVMLVPYTRAPFGQATYHPILAAAARHGLPIVIHVNRAAGMGLLTPVGFASYFIEHHALYSLLYATHLTSLIFEGVFEKFPALRVVFAEGGFSWIAPLLWRLDNLWTQLRAEIPLVKRRPSEYVRDHVRFTSQPIEEPSDPRHLRRVLEWVDAAHLLMFSTDYPHWDFDDPTRVARQLPGEMRERVLRDNALDLYNLPPARRANGDERGTRDQ encoded by the coding sequence ATGGCACGGTCCCTGCGGCAGATCGACGATGGGAAAGCTACCGTCAGGGTCAGGATCGTCGACACAGACGTGCACCCAGCGCCGCGTTCCTTTGCCGAGCTCCGCGAACGCGTGCCCGAGCCCTGGCGGAGTCGCAACTGGTCCGACCAGGTGTTCGATGCGGTCGAAACGCCCACGTACGTGGCGCCGGGCAAGGCGCAGCGCCGGGATGCGCATCCCCCGAGCGGGGGGCCGCCGTGCTCGGACCTCGCCTTTGCCGAACGGCAGCTCTTTCATGACGCCGGCGTGGACTACGCCATCCTCCTGCCGCTCACGGTCCGGCCCGTGCCGAATCCGGAACACGAGGCCGCGGTCTGCGCGGCAACGAACTCGTGGCTGTCGGAGACGTGGCTCTCCGCCTACAACGGGCACGGGCGGTATCGCGGCGCCCTTCGCGTCTGCTCGGGTCAGCCCGATCTCGCGGTCGCCGAGATCGAGGAATGGGCCGGCCATCCGTATTTCGTCGAGGTCATGCTTGTCCCGTACACCCGCGCGCCGTTTGGACAGGCGACGTATCACCCCATTCTCGCGGCGGCTGCACGGCATGGGTTGCCCATTGTTATCCACGTCAACCGCGCCGCCGGCATGGGGCTCCTTACGCCCGTCGGGTTTGCATCGTATTTCATCGAGCACCACGCGCTGTACTCGTTGCTGTACGCCACACACTTGACGAGCCTCATCTTCGAAGGCGTCTTCGAGAAATTCCCGGCCCTTAGGGTCGTCTTCGCCGAAGGCGGATTCAGCTGGATCGCGCCGTTACTGTGGCGCCTCGATAACCTGTGGACCCAGTTGCGGGCGGAGATCCCTCTGGTGAAGCGCCGGCCTTCGGAGTACGTACGCGACCATGTACGGTTCACGAGTCAGCCCATTGAGGAACCGTCCGATCCGCGGCATCTGCGGCGTGTACTGGAGTGGGTGGACGCGGCGCACCTGCTCATGTTCTCGACTGACTACCCGCACTGGGACTTTGACGACCCGACGCGTGTGGCCCGCCAACTCCCGGGTGAGATGCGCGAGCGCGTGCTGCGGGACAATGCGCTCGACCTGTACAACCTGCCGCCCGCTCGCCGGGCCAATGGGGACGAGCGGGGGACCCGGGATCAATAA